TCATCCAGCAATCTTCGCGGCAGTTCGCGACCAAATCGAGCTTTTCCGCGTGCTCGGCGAGCAGCTTGTCGTAACCCTCGTGCAGCTTGCCGACCGGCTCGTCGAGAATGTGGCAGGTGAAAACCGTGCCGGTGGGATCGAGATAGAAAAAGCGCGAAAACGCCGTGCAGTTCACGCGGCGCGGCTTGCCCGACACCTGATCAACGACGCCGTCGGTGAACCAGGCGCGAAACCAGTCCTTCGGCCGGCCGCTCGCCAGTTGCCTTTCGCGCAATTGCTCGAAGGCCGCGACCGCCTTTCGCGGATCGGGCGTCATGTCCTTTTGCTCGCCGAAGAAAATCGGCGAGGAATGCACGACCGTGGACGCGAACTCCCAATCGTTCGCGAGCGCCATGTCGTACACGCGAATCAACTCATCCTCGTTTCCGCGCATCAGCGTGAAGCCGACTCCAAGATCCCGGACCCCGCCGCGCCGCAGCACGTCGAGCGTCTCCATCGCCTTCTTGTAGCCGCCCTTGATACCGCGCAGGCGGTCGTGCGTCTCGCCGACGCCGTCAATCGATACGCGGATCGCGAGCCGGTTTGCCGCGCGTTTGACGCGCGGAAGCATTTCGGCGAGGCGGCGCGTGTGAAACCCGTGCGTCGATAGCACGATGCGAGCGTCGGGACAG
The window above is part of the bacterium genome. Proteins encoded here:
- a CDS encoding radical SAM protein — encoded protein: MTVREAIVAVTLRCNSRCTMCDIWQNDGTHEVEPSYYYHLPPSLHQVNITGGEATLRDDLPEIIEVVAERCPDARIVLSTHGFHTRRLAEMLPRVKRAANRLAIRVSIDGVGETHDRLRGIKGGYKKAMETLDVLRRGGVRDLGVGFTLMRGNEDELIRVYDMALANDWEFASTVVHSSPIFFGEQKDMTPDPRKAVAAFEQLRERQLASGRPKDWFRAWFTDGVVDQVSGKPRRVNCTAFSRFFYLDPTGTVFTCHILDEPVGKLHEGYDKLLAEHAEKLDLVANCREDCWMTCTVAPMMRQNLPSVSGWIAKNKLPLAG